Proteins from a single region of Trypanosoma brucei brucei TREU927 chromosome 7, complete sequence:
- a CDS encoding receptor-type adenylate cyclase GRESAG 4, putative (Number of repeated genes in array uncertain, region may contain misassembly.), whose product MPHRAVWGPRGVPCGTVAQLFLLAVILQVMQAPMVLCDNAEEEINVEVFSLLHKSVVSNGTVKALNTGVLASFHARENITEPGVTVSFSAPATSEQNVNEALEQKLKEFSDLKKILVVLGPLGDKTVLESLDLLTKNEVIGFAPYTGSGAVRGWRPNLYFISVDPLAETLALLRYALAHLRVRCLGFMYLKGVFFGDTEYQLVVQAMARMGYGLCGTFALKSSTEASASSEGFQREWDQFAATNPQAVILYVYPVDDGKKALLKFLEDKRTSGACILSPFALQYFVVETLNATYGRGGGYSHGEVITTGTNPLAKDNEYQAIQRFQKEMKAYLASHSGASLYGRSDRHLTDDDDGELMVYGWIIGEMLSRALSSREWLKNRSTFKKSLYNQRRYVIDDLVYGDYGGDCPDNVAALGASCQCNQGGKAVYMKRLVEGFRLESVKSGFMALGTSRCDTDGSRLHAPLAAVATFMDNSQLSLNAAEEWHGGASLLVGTGDLGDYDRFFLHRINTSSGTIWKRLKREEEEKLVTVVMGVTDEALLSTSTFVVVDPVLLVPRLRTPNKRVIYLSATLEQQLFVIAKYLGEKGSIGVHSVISSSESNRIEKVVNMSLSRFYQEPQSLVMLNGTVSVTGYLPREGDVFVIGLKQDDVEVIAKHLSANPKLFVYVPFTEVALYYQTFVRVFRDKGPGSSSSNRLLFATNLPHWADGNPSSDTVKKFHNAMKDKSKWTPLSLMGFAAGNLLRTVLPQLKKVDADTLSNLFFSETYLRADDMRYGPYGTEGCGKVEVGLWNDCLTNYGATGIAVWSMARALDPSVPPIAEPISQLLQYEDRDAGRLTGARLIGVCVGAVLFFLLLVVVIVVVLCRYFADARDNANAPKEPTDPVTLIFTDIESSTAQWAAHPEMMPDAVATHHRLIRALIMHYRCYEVKKVGDSFMIACRSPSAAVRLACDLQHNFLHHNWGTAALDESYREFELQRAEEEEGYTPPTAHLDREVYGRLWRGLRVRVGIHTGLCDIRYDEVTKGYDYYGRTANMAARTESVANGGQVLMTRATYMSLSVVEREQFDVTALGPVALRGVPNPVEMYQLNPIPGRTFAALRLDRDGPGLDDEGSSPSLSEVSSLCAGLTDSARQVAISLDSLLGVFAPAQRQNLLLPLCERWRVSLLRKNSG is encoded by the coding sequence ATGCCTCACAGAGCAGTTTGGGGACCTCGTGGCGTCCCGTGTGGCACTGTGGCGCAactgtttctgcttgcggTGATACTGCAGGTTATGCAAGCACCCATGGTATTGTGCGATaatgctgaagaagaaataaatgtGGAGGTATTTTCGCTTCTACATAAAAGTGTTGTATCCAACGGCACCGTAAAGGCTCTTAATACTGGTGTGCTTGCTTCATTTCACGCCCGTGAGAATATAACCGAGCCGGGAGTGACTGTTAGTTTCTCTGCGCCTGCCACTTCCGAGCAAAATGTCAATGAAGCATtagaacaaaaattaaaagaattcAGTGACCTGAAGAAGATTCTTGTTGTGTTGGGACCCCTTGGTGACAAAACTGTTTTGGAATCACTCGATTTACTGACGAAAAATGAGGTTATCGGTTTCGCTCCGTACACAGGCTCTGGTGCGGTTAGAGGGTGGCGGCCCAACTTGTACTTTATCTCGGTGGATCCACTCGCTGAGACATTAGCCCTCCTGCGTTATGCCCTTGCCCATCTGCGTGTACGGTGTCTGGGatttatgtatttaaaaGGCGTATTTTTCGGTGACACTGAGTACCAACTTGTGGTTCAGGCGATGGCTAGGATGGGCTATGGGCTTTGTGGCACATTCGCTCTGAAAAGCTCGACGGAAGCATCTGCAAGCAGCGAAGGTTTTCAAAGGGAGTGGGATCAGTTTGCGGCAACGAATCCGCAGGCTGTTATACTGTACGTGTATCCCGTAGATGACGGTAAAAAGGCTCTACTGAAATTTCTAGAGGACAAGCGTACATCTGGTGCGTGTatactttctccctttgcgCTACAGTATTTCGTTGTCGAAACCTTAAATGCTACATATGGTCGGGGTGGTGGATATTCTCATGGGGAAGTGATCACCACGGGAACGAACCCACTCGCCAAGGATAATGAGTATCAAGCGATCCAACGCTTTCAGAAGGAGATGAAAGCGTACCTTGCTTCTCATTCCGGAGCATCACTTTATGGTAGGTCTGATCGTCATCTgacggatgatgatgatggtgagctGATGGTGTATGGGTGGATTATCGGTGAAATGCTGTCGCGGGCGCTGAGCTCCCGTGAGTGGCTGAAGAACCGTTCAACGTTCAAAAAGTCTCTGTACAATCAACGGCGTTACGTAATTGATGATCTTGTGTATGGAGATTATGGTGGTGATTGCCCCGATAATGTCGCTGCACTAGGTGCTTCGTGTCAATGTAACCAGGGTGGTAAGGCAGTATACATGAAAAGGCTCGTGGAGGGCTTTCGGCTGGAGAGTGTAAAGAGTGGTTTCATGGCGTTGGGAACATCTCGATGCGATACGGACGGGTCCCGGCTTCATGCCCCGCTGGCAGCTGTTGCCACGTTTATGGATAACAGTCAATTGTCACTGAACGCGGCCGAGGAGTGGCATGGAGGTGCGAGTCTCCTTGTGGGCACTGGGGATCTCGGAGATTACGATAGATTCTTCTTGCACAGGATCAACACAAGCTCAGGCACCATTTGGAAGCGTTTAAaacgtgaggaggaggaaaagcttGTGACCGTTGTCATGGGCGTTACGGATGAAGCGTTACTGAGCACATCGaccttcgttgttgttgatccGGTGCTTCTTGTTCCTCGCCTCCGAACACCTAACAAACGTGTGATATACCTCTCTGCCACACTGGAGCAGCAACTGTTTGTGATCGCCAAGTATTTGGGAGAGAAGGGCTCAATAGGGGTGCACTCTGTCATCAGCAGCTCCGAATCAAATAGAATTGAAAAGGTGGTTAATATGTCGCTGAGTCGGTTTTATCAGGAACCTCAGTCTTTGGTAATGCTGAATGGGACAGTCTCTGTCACAGGCTATCTTCCCCGCGAGGGTGACGTGTTTGTCATAGGCCTCAAACAGGACGACGTCGAGGTGATTGCGAAGCACCTCAGCGCCAACCCCAAGCTATTCGTTTACGTCCCTTTTACTGAGGTGGCATTATACTACCAGACGTTTGTCCGTGTGTTTAGGGATAAGGGTCCTGGAAGCTCGAGTAGTAACCGTTTGCTGTTCGCGACAAACCTTCCACACTGGGCTGATGGGAACCCGTCGTCGGATACTGTGAAAAAGTTTCACAATGCTATGAAGGATAAGTCGAAGTGGACACCACTGTCGTTAATGGGGTTTGCTGCCGGAAACTTGCTGCGGACGGTTCTCCCGCAATTAAAGAAGGTGGACGCAGATACCCTGTcgaatctctttttttcggagACTTATTTGCGAGCTGATGACATGCGCTACGGCCCGTATGGCACAGAGGGATGCGGCAAGGTGGAGGTGGGTCTGTGGAATGACTGTTTAACAAACTACGGTGCGACAGGTATTGCTGTGTGGTCAATGGCACGTGCACTGGATCCGTCGGTCCCACCGATTGCCGAACCAATCTCTCAACTGCTGCAGTATGAGGACCGTGACGCTGGGAGACTGACGGGGGCACGGTtgattggtgtttgtgtgggcgccgttttgttttttttgcttctagtaGTGGTGATCGTTGTCGTATTGTGTCGGTATTTTGCGGATGCGCGTGATAACGCAAATGCACCGAAGGAACCAACGGATCCCGTGACGCTCATCTTCACAGATATCGAAAGCAGTACTGCACAGTGGGCGGCGCACCCAGAGATGATGCCGGACGCTGTAGCGACACATCATCGGCTAATTCGTGCGTTGATTATGCACTACAGGTGCTACGAGGTGAAGAAAGTCGGGGACTCCTTCATGATTGCGTGCCGGAGCCCCTCTGCGGCTGTGCGTCTAGCTTGTGACTTGCAGCATAACTTTTTGCACCACAATTGGGGGACAGCTGCGTTGGATGAGTCATACCGTGAGTTTGAACTGCAGCGCgccgaggaagaggaagggtacACTCCGCCGACGGCACATCTGGACCGTGAGGTGTACGGCCGACTATGGCGTGGcctgcgtgtgcgtgttggGATCCACACTGGACTGTGCGACATCCGGTACGATGAGgtgacgaagggatatgactactatggACGGACAGCGAATATGGCAGCAAGGACAGAGAGTGTTGCGAACGGCGGGCAAGTGCTGATGACACGTGCGACCTACATGTCGCTGAGTGTGGTAGAGCGTGAGCAGTTTGATGTAACTGCACTGGGCCCTGTAGCGTTACGCGGTGTTCCCAATCCTGTGGAGATGTACCAGCTGAACCCAATTCCCGGTCGCACTTTTGCTGCACTGAGGCTGGACCGCGATGGCCCTGGATTGGACGATGAGGGTTCGAGCCCCTCGTTGAGTGAGGTGAGTTCGCTTTGTGCTGGGTTAACTGATTCTGCCAGGCAGGTTGCCATATCCCTGGATTCGCTGCTCGGTGTGTTCGCACCAGCCCAGCGGCAGAATCTGCTGTTACCTCTGTGCGAACGGTGGCGTGTGTCATTGTTGCGCAAGAACAGCGGATGA